The Nitrospirota bacterium genomic interval AAAGCCCTCAATGTTCTGGCTTGCCCTTCGGTATGCCCTGATCCTGAAAGGGTTCTCACCCTTTATTTCAAGCAGGTCCGCAATATCATTAAAGAGCTTTGCGATTTTTAGGGTCAGGTCTTCATTCTTCACTTAATAATAGTAATTCTTTCTCCATCTCTTGAATGCTTTTTTTCAATCTTCGGTCTTTCTCCAACTCAACCCTAAGTCTCGCTGCCGCCTGGCTTACGGCTGTGTATCCTATCCCAAAATATTCAGCAATCTCCGCATTACTCATATCAGTATACCACCTCAAAAGATATAAACTAACTTTCCTTGCAAGATTGTTGCGCTTGCCTGTCTCTTTTATCTTCTCCCCACTTATCTCAAATTTATTAGTCACTGCTGTTATTACATCTTCATATTTAATACTTTTTACAAGCCGTTTGCTTTCTGGTATCTCTCTGTGCCTCTTTAGCTTTATCCTTTTTTTTATCCCATTTATTAAGTCTTCGTTCCCAAGTATCAGTCTACCTTTAAGCTCTTTAAATGGGTTCTCATTCAAAGTCAACCCTTCTTCAACAAATGCCTTATATTGTTTCCTTGCTCTTGTGTCATCCAGGGAATATTGTCCAAGTATCCAGTCACATCTAAGCCATTTACTCTTTTTTTCTTTCCCTATATATTCAGTATAACTGCTCCATCGGTACCCCTCAGGTTTCCTTACCATCAAAGCCCTAACTGGATTTAAATGAATGTATCGGCTTACCGCAACTAAATATCTCTCTTTTTCTATCAAAAGCCCTTTGTATCTGCCTTGGAAAAGATGCCCGGCTCTTTTGTATTTCTGATTAAAAAATCCTGTATAAGTTGCATTAAGCCAATGCATTGTTTTTGTAATATTACCTTTGGGAGTCTCTATTAGCAGATGATAATGATTCTCCATCAATACATACCCATGAAGAATAATTCCATATCTGAGAGGAAGTTTAGACAAAATTTCTAGAAATTTTTGGTAATCCCCTTCTCCTCTATATATCGGATTCCTTTCATTTCCTCTTGCGGCTATATGGTAGAGAGCCCCTTCATATTCTATTCTTAATGGTCTTGCCATAGGATAATAGTAGTACCATAAACAAATTTTTATGTCAAGTTTGAAGACCTGACCCCAGCAACTAATTGACAACGATAGAATTAGCAGGTATATTTTAAGATAAGTTTATGCTGAAGACCTGCTATTCAAAGCGTCAAAAAAACCGTTCACCGTTCACTGCTTGCCTGCCAGTAAAGCTGGTTCACCGTTCACCCA includes:
- a CDS encoding transposase; its protein translation is MARPLRIEYEGALYHIAARGNERNPIYRGEGDYQKFLEILSKLPLRYGIILHGYVLMENHYHLLIETPKGNITKTMHWLNATYTGFFNQKYKRAGHLFQGRYKGLLIEKERYLVAVSRYIHLNPVRALMVRKPEGYRWSSYTEYIGKEKKSKWLRCDWILGQYSLDDTRARKQYKAFVEEGLTLNENPFKELKGRLILGNEDLINGIKKRIKLKRHREIPESKRLVKSIKYEDVITAVTNKFEISGEKIKETGKRNNLARKVSLYLLRWYTDMSNAEIAEYFGIGYTAVSQAAARLRVELEKDRRLKKSIQEMEKELLLLSEE